The segment gataaccattacttGTCCTTCTTTAAAATATAACTGGGGAAGTATTTGAACTTGTATACACACCCCGACTTTCAGAAAATCAAAAGGAAAAGGAAAACAACACGTTCACACGCTATCTCCTCAGATTCCCCACCTGACCAGCTTGACCTCGCCACCTGGCCAGCTTGACCTCGCCACCTGGCCAACTTGACCCCCGCTGACCCATACACTCATGTGAATACCTGCACTCAAAACTGCCAGAAAATCAAGTCAAAGCGAACGTTTACACGCTATCTGCTCAGATTGACCTCGCCACCTGCTCATATTGACCTCGCCACCTGGCCAGCTTGACCTCGCCAGCTGACCAGCTGGGTACCTGGCCAGCTTGACCCCCACTGACCCCTGCACTCATGTGAATACCTCCACTCCAAACTGCACTCCTTTGAACCACCTATAAAACctgcactcaaaactgcactcagttgaaccatTCATCTAGTTGTGTTATACTACTGGCATCACTAAACAAACTTGTTACGTTTTTAACCCAGAAATTTAATTCTTGTAGGGCATGAAAATGTAAAGCGGCTTCCATTGAAAGTATTTGACGTAGTATTCTTGCTATACGTTTGACATGAAAACATGTGCACCCCTGTTGAACTTGTAATAGAACTTCGTTGATTCTTTTGAAAAGCTTGTAAATCCTATATAATATTTGATGTAGTTTTGAAGACACCTTGTTCTATATAACAATCGTACCTATATTACGTTGAGGCACCCAAACACATTTTGACTCTGCAATAATGAAACCcaattataaaatatcttttaaccAATTGgctaaaagaaaaaagattgaTCTATTCCAGATGCCCCTCCTAGACCGTCGTCCAAATACATGAGAATGTTGATTCCCAACGATTTCCAATATTGAACTACGTACCTCATaagttttgtaaatataaatgctGCAGAAGAAATACCAAAAggtagaacattaaaaaaaaaaaatttgttttgccATTCATTTTCCATTGAAAACCTAAAAATGTTTGATGGTATGCTGATTTTTCAACTCGTGTAGAGTGTATTCTTGCACCGTGCGCCATCTGGCCTTTGTAGAGTCGGCtaactttttaagtttttgcCAATTGTTTAATAGTTCTATACTTTCTGTAATAGAGCCAAATGCTGCAACACAATTATCCTTCATTCCCCTTTTTCTTGAAAACAAAAGAACTGTTGTTTGCAGTTAGCAGTTTGGGATGCTGCTAATCGTGCTGTACTTTTTGCTGCTTCCTTATCTTCTCTTCAAAAGAATGAAGTCTATAAGTTCAGACATTTGTCTAACAAAGTCTTCCGGAGAAAAACCCATGCTTCCCGAAAATAAGGTGCGTCCGACACCGTGAAAGCGCTAACTTAGATTGACTACTGGTAACCAACTTTACCTTGATATCTCAATAAAGCTATCTGATTGGTCGTCCTTTGACCACCCGGCGCATCACTACGCCGATACATTCGAACACGTTTCTATCATACAACGTTTTCCCGCTATTCTGTGAAATGTGGGAAAACCTTAATATGTTGTCGTACGTGACTGGTTTCCCATTTCTGTTAATATTAGAAATGTATGCTTGAAAGttatattgaataaaaaaaatatgtaatgaaatattgatatgaTAGATAAAATGTACTTGATATGCCCCTATTTATGTTAAAGATAGTACCACAATGTGAACTGATTTGTATGCCTataattgtgcaatcctgtatagataaaggatattattaaaTACGAGCTTCagcctcctcctcctcctcctccccTGAATTGACGAAAATGACATCCGGGGAAAACATTTGAAGCAAGTAAATCAGACGCCGCTTCCccaaaaatttagaatttcaaAGATTGAAGACACCCTTTTATTTGCTTACATTTAGATCATTTGGCAAACAAACAACCATTTTCTCTGCTTCCTCCCCCATACTTTTTTGAAAACCGATGATGCATTCCTATTaaaattcttattttatataGTTTGACTATTCATGTGAAGGGCCACAAGCAGATCTGATGATGGACCCCCGTTCCAGTGCCCAGGACGTGACCCGATGTGACCTGTGTGAGACCGCCGTAGTACAGATGTACTGTGATACGTGCCTCGTCAATCTGTGTAAGGCCTGCGTGGGAGAACACACGTTTTCTGATGAATCCAAGAAACATGAAATTCGAAGGTTTCGAAAACCCACCCCCCTCTACCCTGGATGTACCTCTCATGATAAAGAACGATGTcaaatgttttgtaaacaatgtcACATTCCAGTCTGCATTACTTGTATCGCTTCTGATCAACATTTAGgtcataaaatatttaaaataatgcaaattttagagaaaaagaaagaaaagattACCAAAGAGAAAACAGaattaaatgaaacaatttATCCAGCCTACCAGGACATTGTTTCTGATGTACAAAACAGAAtgattcagttagaaaagaaaTATGGAGATCTCTTAACAGCCATCACAAAATATGGAGAGGACTGGCATAAAGAAATTGACAAACTTGTCAAGAAACTGAAAGCTGAAGTGGAGGAGATGAAAACCACACAGTTACACATTCTGCAGAAGCATCTGGATGAAGTGAACAAGACAATTTCTGACATCAACGATGAAATCAATTCAATGGATGTTGCTTTGGACTCTAATGACATGTCCAAAGTATTCAGTGTTTTGTCTAATGTAGATGAATACAAAAAACTTCCACAAAAAATTCTGCCCTCTTTACCTAAATTCACCCCAGGAAGATTTCACGGAGAACTATATAAACTGTTTGGAACTTTATCATCAATTTCTGTCCAATCAGAAGCACATGGTTACAGTATAAAGACAACACAGAAATCCCCAGAAGCTGCATCCTCTCCTGTCATCAAACAGCTGCTTGATGAACCACAGATTGTCACCACCATACACCCTGGGTTTAGAAACCTTTACAATGTGGCCTGTCTGAGTGATGAAGAAATCTGGACATGTGGAAATAACAGCACAATGAAACTTTTCAGCATCAATCAGGGATCACTACTCAAGTCAATCAGAACCAAATCAGGGAACACTCCAACAGACATAGCCGTGACAAACAGTGGGGATCTGATTTATACTGATTACTGGGataaaactgtaaacattgTGAAGAATGAAGAGATACGGACCATGATCAGACTACAGAACTGGAAACCTCATGGTGTCTGCAGTACCTCCTCTAGGGGTCTTCTGGTTATCATGGAGAGTGATGATCGAAAACAATCCAAAGTTGTGCGTTACATTGGCTCTACAGAGACAAAAACTATTCAGTTTGATGACCAGGGTCAACCTCTCTATTCACCTGGTCTTCTCACTAAATACATCagtgagaacaagaacctggatatctgtgtgacTGACTGTGGAGCTAAAGCTGTGGTGGTTGTCAATCAGGACGGCAAACTGAGGTTCAGGTACACTAGACATACGAACAAACCATTTGATCCCCGAGAAATCACAACAGACAGTCAGAGTCACATCCTCACAGCTGATGGTAACAATCACTGTGTCCATATCATAGaccaggacggacagttcctccgttacatagACTGTGGACTGAGTGAATCCCGGGTACTGTGTATAGATACAAACGACAATCTGTTTGTTGCTGAATTTAGTAACACACaagtaaagaaaatcaaatatcaGCAGTGAAATTAAACATCAGTGATGAATTTAGACAGCCACATTCCTCCTAAAACTGAATACTTATATGTACAAATGTTTCCATGGTAATAAACCCGTGATGTTTCTATGCATTTCACTTTTTGATATAAAGACCTTTtaacatattcattttaaaaaggaTGATAAGTCAAGTAAAATGTAGAACTGATTTTAAGGTAATTTTATCCCtctgcatatttatgaagcgCCAAATTCACATAAGtgaaaataattgaagatacatgtaacataaattcaaatattgcatGCAACAATTCAACTGAGACACGCATCAAataaatttttcttttcatcaaATGGATTGATGTGTGCATCAATTACACTATACATTGCATGAAGAAATTAATGCACTTATTGCAGGCAATAATTGGTTTGATGCGGTAAAGAAATTAATCACTATTCTCATCAATATGATTTATGTTCGCATTAATGTGGTGGAAGTGTTGCTCAGAAAATTTTATATAGTGCTCGGTAAAATGATGTAATGATCTCTTAAAGTCAAATGaagatttctttaattattttcaatgcttttgtataaggaattgaTATGTGCGCTTCAATTCGTTGAAAgagatcaacaattcaattaaagagatcattaattctaTTGTAGTTATGTTGATCTCCTGTTATGTGATAGTTGCTCCCTCTAAAAGAATTGTATTGTGCGCATCAATTTGATTTGATgctatcattaattcaattaaagaaggcaataattaaattattgtactcatgaaatgtgaagataacgaacagtgatcaatctcataactcctataagcaatacaaaacagagagttgggcaaacacggacccctggacaaaccagaggtgggatcaggtgcctaggaggagtaagcatcccctgtcgaccggtcacacccgccgtgtgtcctatatcctgatcaggtaaacggagttatccgtagtcaaaatcaatgtgccaagaacggcctaacaatcggcatgaaacacgtcagacagcatttgacccaatgataggttgtattgacgaactagatcgttataacgaccatagaatttgtgaaatgctgacttcaatcgagattgttgaaacctctgtaccatcaacttgtttgtcagtagcttgcctcgatttaaaaactgactatacgcagaacaaggtcttgtgtatcgaatcagttgagagatataaacaccatatgcaggtgataatggaatattgctacataaatatgggaagttgacgatggagaaactgaaatcatcccgtttgtcatacagctgagttgtcagtttgccgttaatgtctactttcaataaaatatctaagtatgaaacagaagtggacgactctgtggtgtcttttatttcgaggtcacaggaatatatcgaatcgacatattatgtatgaaagttattattgttaatagacaaaacgttgtcgatatatctaaatgtcgaattgaaggccacagcaagagattttttcttctcacgttaaagttatattatattattcaaTTAAATTCCATTGCCCTATTCTTGTGTATTCCTGAACAAAATTTAAACCCCTTATCAACTCCACCATGCACCCAGGGGATCATGAATATTGACAAATTGAAATAACACTAAATGAGATCCTTACTTGTATATTAGAATATCAACATTTCTAGTGTtcttgcatttgaaatatttacaaattgtaagtatagccatttcctcataaatGAAAAAAGTGAGTTGTTGTGAACAATCTtgatcttgataaatatagcgTGTTTATTTTAACGgctaggaattccaacagaaatgaaagtaaatataaatagaagaaataaattttatttttgaaaatacacgagggtatgaattgAAACGCTTCAAGAATCATCATACTTTTCACGAAGCCACCAATGTGCTTAATGAAGAATATCAGCTTGAAGCATCGTATTTCATAccgtcatgtattttcaaaaaggaaatttatttctttattgacaAACTGTAGCCATCTGATTCTtgagaagtacatgtatattcattcttAAAGTTAATTGTGCCCTTCTGCTTTTTTGGATTTTCAAAACTTTCCCCATAAAATCCTTGGTAAAACTTTGGATCTATCTTATGGTGCCAATGCCTAGTGCCAGGAGTCCTGATGTGAATAAATTTGAATGTACAGTACATGATGATGCtgatatatcaaatttatatattataccaACATCGCTCTTGAAATGATCTTCCAAAACTTCCTCGATATATTCCTATCCACAATTATGAACCCTTTTGTGACCACAATGCTGGCATCAGGAGTTCATGTGTCATGGTGTAAATAAATTCGCGTCTTCATTGCATTAGATTGGTTGGGTGGTTGTTTGTCTGTTTACGTCCTATGAAATTTTTTCTCTCACTCATACCGAAACGTTAATGTCACTAGCTtaaggtgaagtaccacaaattttcTTAGCGCCCAGGGTCGTAGTAATGATGCTTCTTTAATTTGCCAATGCCTGTCACGACACAAACCTCCGGTTTTAAAGTCATATAAAAAGACCTACAATCCTCACTTCAAAATGCaaagcatttggcgatggaggAATAACTACCTATATccacgtcttaggtttgatgcagccacgACATGACTGGGGcttgaactcatgacctcccagTTATGATGTGAACACTCTACTAC is part of the Ostrea edulis chromosome 2, xbOstEdul1.1, whole genome shotgun sequence genome and harbors:
- the LOC125681453 gene encoding uncharacterized protein LOC125681453 isoform X2, with the protein product MMDPRSSAQDVTRCDLCETAVVQMYCDTCLVNLCKACVGEHTFSDESKKHEIRRFRKPTPLYPGCTSHDKERCQMFCKQCHIPVCITCIASDQHLGHKIFKIMQILEKKKEKITKEKTELNETIYPAYQDIVSDVQNRMIQLEKKYGDLLTAITKYGEDWHKEIDKLVKKLKAEVEEMKTTQLHILQKHLDEVNKTISDINDEINSMDVALDSNDMSKVFSVLSNVDEYKKLPQKILPSLPKFTPGRFHGELYKLFGTLSSISVQSEAHGYSIKTTQKSPEAASSPVIKQLLDEPQIVTTIHPGFRNLYNVACLSDEEIWTCGNNSTMKLFSINQGSLLKSIRTKSGNTPTDIAVTNSGDLIYTDYWDKTVNIVKNEEIRTMIRLQNWKPHGVCSTSSRGLLVIMESDDRKQSKVVRYIGSTETKTIQFDDQGQPLYSPGLLTKYISENKNLDICVTDCGAKAVVVVNQDGKLRFRYTRHTNKPFDPREITTDSQSHILTADGNNHCVHIIDQDGQFLRYIDCGLSESRVLCIDTNDNLFVAEFSNTQPPHKFTGGLLMMDPRTSAQDVMRCDLCETAIKTQKSPEAASSPVIKQLLDEPHIVTTIHTGYENLYNVACLSDEEIWTCGNNSTIKLFSINQGSLLKSVRTKSGNWPTDLAVTNSGDLVYTDYRDRTVNIVENEEIQTVIRLQNWKPRGVCSTSSGDLLVTMISDDHKQSKVVHYSGSTETQTIQFDDQGQPLYSSVYYIKYISENRNLDICVADCGVKAVVVVNQAGKLRFRYTGHTPTPKNKPFNPQGITTDSQSHILTADKNNDCVHIIDQDGQFLRYIDCRLRSPWGLLLDTNDNLFISQHRNKIVKKIKYQQ